In Fibrobacter sp. UWB10, a single window of DNA contains:
- a CDS encoding FISUMP domain-containing protein has translation MRRIFAVVLLICCGASFAHVEKMPDFKDKRDGRVYKTVQIGNQRWFAENLRFKLKGSYCYDNKDYNCETYGRMYDWAMAMRMADFYNYHSITKFDFSSVKGKYHDVCPAGWHVPTNKEWKRLKFYVGKTGKSDGVGISLKAQDLWENEIRIPAGSDEFGFGALPAGERHYIGEFMDLKSSAQFWASNEYDASGAVFWRLTYDSRTFEMVYDAKVTAVSIRCVEDRLYEIKEPPPPPPKVVPQVVKVQNKEIQTIHIGDQVWMANNLNVKVPGSYCLDNKEENCDKYGRLYTWMAALKIFEKFARVPAKDSISKRKPHGICPNGWHIPTALDFYRLETYLKDIDDAVGVGTNLRGHEGWKESEDALLGENGFGFSAMAAGFRDSVGGYNGFETFAGFWSGTEGDSTRALVWTLPYDKDEFIKDSVNKLNAYSIRCLMDPPDEDEIYDSTSIHDKRDDNRYKTVAVGEDVWMAENLRFAAVGSYCYEDKDTRCRNYGRLYPWHVAMRLPADYIENSLDSVSQGAVIAEHQGICPDGWHIPRQEEWVRLGQFAVNKRKGLAAALKSRDGWVQGSLAKNNNASGFNALPAGARFTDGEFTELGSSAYFWAAEGGGGMGAAYWYVLSSKDEFKSEEDFEHNAFSLRCVKNKNVAPKTEATNNDASATPAP, from the coding sequence ATGAGAAGGATTTTTGCTGTTGTTTTATTAATTTGCTGCGGAGCATCTTTTGCGCATGTCGAAAAAATGCCCGACTTTAAGGATAAACGCGACGGTCGCGTGTACAAGACGGTGCAAATCGGTAACCAGCGCTGGTTTGCCGAAAACTTGCGTTTTAAGCTCAAGGGCAGTTATTGCTACGACAATAAAGACTACAACTGCGAAACCTACGGCCGAATGTACGACTGGGCGATGGCCATGCGCATGGCCGATTTTTACAACTATCATTCCATCACAAAGTTCGATTTTTCGAGCGTAAAGGGCAAATATCACGATGTTTGCCCTGCCGGCTGGCATGTGCCGACCAACAAGGAATGGAAAAGACTCAAGTTCTATGTGGGTAAAACGGGCAAGAGCGATGGCGTGGGCATAAGCTTGAAGGCCCAAGATTTGTGGGAAAACGAAATCCGTATTCCGGCGGGCTCCGACGAATTCGGATTTGGCGCCTTGCCTGCAGGTGAACGCCATTATATAGGCGAATTTATGGACCTGAAATCTTCGGCGCAATTCTGGGCCTCGAACGAATACGATGCTAGCGGTGCTGTATTCTGGCGCCTAACGTACGATTCCAGAACATTTGAAATGGTGTACGATGCCAAGGTGACAGCGGTGTCTATCCGCTGTGTCGAAGATCGTCTGTACGAAATCAAGGAACCGCCTCCGCCACCGCCCAAGGTTGTACCGCAGGTGGTCAAGGTGCAGAACAAAGAAATCCAAACTATCCATATTGGCGATCAGGTTTGGATGGCGAACAACCTGAACGTGAAGGTTCCGGGCAGTTACTGCCTAGACAATAAAGAAGAAAACTGCGACAAGTACGGCAGACTTTACACCTGGATGGCGGCCCTCAAGATTTTTGAGAAGTTCGCGCGCGTTCCGGCTAAGGATTCTATTTCGAAGCGTAAACCGCATGGCATTTGCCCGAACGGCTGGCATATTCCGACGGCGCTTGATTTTTACAGGCTCGAAACGTACTTGAAAGATATCGATGACGCTGTGGGCGTAGGCACGAATTTACGCGGTCACGAAGGCTGGAAAGAAAGCGAAGACGCCTTGCTGGGTGAAAACGGATTCGGATTCTCGGCGATGGCAGCGGGCTTCCGCGATTCTGTGGGTGGCTACAATGGCTTTGAAACGTTTGCCGGATTCTGGTCGGGAACCGAAGGCGATTCGACGCGGGCTCTGGTTTGGACTTTGCCGTATGATAAAGATGAATTTATAAAGGATTCTGTGAACAAATTGAATGCGTATTCGATTCGTTGCTTGATGGATCCGCCCGACGAAGATGAAATTTACGATAGCACATCGATTCACGATAAGCGCGACGATAACCGCTACAAAACGGTGGCTGTGGGCGAAGATGTTTGGATGGCCGAAAACTTGCGCTTTGCGGCTGTGGGGAGCTACTGCTACGAAGACAAGGATACTCGTTGCCGCAATTACGGAAGACTTTATCCGTGGCATGTGGCCATGAGACTGCCTGCGGATTACATCGAAAATTCGCTCGATAGCGTGTCGCAGGGGGCGGTGATTGCAGAACACCAGGGCATTTGCCCGGATGGCTGGCATATCCCGCGGCAAGAGGAATGGGTTCGCCTGGGGCAGTTTGCGGTCAACAAGCGCAAAGGCTTGGCGGCTGCCCTCAAGAGTCGCGATGGCTGGGTGCAGGGGAGCCTTGCCAAGAATAACAATGCGAGCGGATTCAATGCTCTCCCTGCAGGCGCTCGTTTTACCGATGGCGAGTTTACGGAACTTGGCTCCAGTGCCTACTTCTGGGCGGCCGAGGGCGGTGGCGGCATGGGAGCCGCCTATTGGTATGTGCTCAGCAGTAAAGATGAGTTCAAGAGCGAAGAAGATTTTGAACACAATGCTTTCTCGCTCCGCTGCGTGAAAAATAAAAATGTAGCCCCGAAAACCGAGGCTACAAATAATGATGCGAGCGCTACGCCTGCGCCTTAA
- the gdhA gene encoding NADP-specific glutamate dehydrogenase: protein MAIKNAYLQKVYDKVVARDPDQALFHQAVREFLESLDPVLEQDKSWETNGVIDRLVEPERVITFRVPWLDDKGNVQVNRGYRVQFNSAIGPYKGGIRLRNEVTLSMLKFLGFEQIFKNSLTTLPMGGGKGGSDFDPKGKSDNEVMRFCQSFMTELCKHVGADTDVPAGDQGTGAREIGYMFGQYKRIRNEWVGVLTGKGLSYGGSLARTEATGYGLCYFTREMLKDLANDSFQGKTVVISGSGNVAQFACQKATQLGAKVVTVSDSNGYIYDPNGINLDVVLDLKNNKRARISEYAKLVPGSEYHEGSKGVWTVKCDIALPCATQNELDLEGAKALIANGVKAVAEGANMPSTPEAIEAFQKAGVLFGPAKAANAGGVATSGLEMSQNSERLSWTFEEVDKKLEGIMKSIYAAASSAAVKYGQKGNLVMGANIAGFLKVADAMKWQGAV, encoded by the coding sequence ATGGCAATCAAGAATGCTTACCTTCAGAAGGTTTATGACAAGGTCGTCGCCCGTGACCCGGACCAGGCCCTCTTCCACCAGGCTGTCCGCGAATTCCTCGAATCCCTCGACCCGGTCCTCGAACAGGACAAGTCCTGGGAAACCAACGGCGTGATCGACCGCCTCGTCGAACCGGAACGCGTGATCACTTTCCGCGTACCTTGGCTCGATGACAAGGGTAACGTTCAGGTGAACCGTGGCTACCGCGTGCAGTTCAACTCCGCCATTGGCCCGTACAAGGGCGGTATCCGTCTCCGTAACGAAGTTACTCTTTCTATGCTGAAGTTCCTCGGCTTCGAACAGATCTTCAAGAACAGCCTCACCACGCTCCCCATGGGCGGCGGCAAGGGTGGCTCCGACTTCGATCCTAAGGGCAAGAGCGACAACGAAGTGATGCGTTTCTGCCAGTCCTTCATGACTGAACTCTGCAAGCACGTCGGTGCTGACACGGACGTTCCGGCTGGTGACCAGGGTACTGGCGCTCGCGAAATCGGTTACATGTTCGGTCAGTACAAGCGCATCCGCAACGAATGGGTTGGCGTTCTCACTGGTAAGGGCCTCTCCTACGGTGGTTCTCTCGCTCGTACCGAAGCTACCGGTTACGGCCTCTGCTATTTCACTCGCGAAATGCTCAAGGATCTCGCTAACGACTCCTTCCAGGGCAAGACTGTCGTGATTTCCGGTTCTGGTAACGTTGCTCAGTTCGCCTGCCAGAAGGCCACTCAGCTCGGTGCTAAGGTTGTTACCGTTTCTGACTCCAACGGCTACATCTACGACCCGAACGGCATCAACCTCGACGTCGTTCTCGACCTCAAGAACAACAAGCGCGCTCGTATCAGCGAATACGCTAAGCTCGTTCCGGGTTCTGAATACCACGAAGGTTCTAAGGGCGTTTGGACTGTCAAGTGCGACATCGCTCTCCCGTGCGCAACTCAGAACGAACTCGACCTCGAAGGTGCCAAGGCCCTTATCGCTAACGGCGTGAAGGCTGTGGCTGAAGGTGCTAACATGCCGTCTACTCCGGAAGCTATCGAAGCCTTCCAGAAGGCTGGCGTTCTCTTTGGACCTGCCAAGGCTGCTAACGCTGGTGGCGTTGCTACCTCCGGCCTTGAAATGTCTCAGAACTCCGAACGTCTCTCCTGGACCTTCGAAGAAGTGGACAAGAAGCTCGAAGGCATCATGAAGAGCATCTACGCCGCTGCTTCCTCTGCCGCTGTCAAGTACGGCCAGAAGGGCAACCTCGTCATGGGTGCAAACATCGCTGGCTTCCTCAAGGTTGCCGACGCCATGAAGTGGCAGGGCGCGGTGTAA